CGTTTGATGGGGTAAGGGCGCTTTGCGCGGCTTTGTTCCATAGATCCAAAAATCTGTTGCAGTAAGATATGTGTTCACATGAAAGCGTTTAAACCTGTGAGTGAAAAAAAAGTGGCTAAGCCTCACGACCTATTAGTACCGGTTAGCTCAACATGTTGCCATGCTTACACACCCGGCCTATCAACCTTGTAGTCTTCAAGGGGTCTTCAGTCACTTGCGTGATGGGATATCTAATCTTGGAGTTGGCTTCCCGCTTAGATGCTTTCAGCGGTTATCCTTGCCCAACTTGGCTACCCAGCAATGCCCCTGGCGGAACAACTGGAACACCATTGGTTGGTCCATTCCGGTCCTCTCGTACTAGGAAAAGATCTCCTCAAATATCCTGCGCCCACGAAAGATAGGGACCAAACTGTCTCACGACGTTTTAAACCCAGCTCACGTACCACTTTAATCGGCGAACAGCCGAACCCTTGGGACCTGCTCCAGCCCCAGGATGTGATGAGCCGACATCGAGGTGCCAAACCGCCCCGTCGATGTGAACTCTTGGGGGCGATAAGCCTGTTATCCCCGGCGTACCTTTTATCCGTTGAGCGACGGCCCTTCCATTCAGAACCGCCGGATCACTAAGACCTACTTTCGTACCTGCTCGAAATGTCTCTCTCGCAGTCAAGCTCCCTTATGCCTTTGCACTCTGCGGCTGGTTTCCAATCAGCCTGAGGGAACCTTCGCGCGCCTCCGTTACTCTTTGGGAGGCGACCGCCCCAGTCAAACTACCCACCAGACACTGTCCTCAATCCGGGTTACGGACCTAAGTTAGAACACTGAAACATAAAGGGTGGTATTTCAAGGGTGACTCCACAAACACTGGCGTGCCTGCTTCCAAGTCTCCCACCTATCCTGCACATCATGTCCCAAAATCCAATGTCAAGCTGTAGTAAAGGTGCCGGGGTCTTTCCGTCTTTTCGCGGGTAGACGGTATCTTCACCGCCATTCCAATTTCGCTGAGTCCCTGGTTGAGACAGTGTGGAAGTCGTTACGCCATTCGTGCAGGTCGGAACTTACCCGACAAGGAATTTCGCTACCTTAGGACCGTTATAGTTACGGCCGCCGTTTACCGGGGCTTCGGTTCAGTGCTTCGCCTTGCGGCTAACAAATCCCCTTAACCTTCCGGCACCGGGCAGGCGTCAGACCCTATACCTCGTCTTACGACTTTGCAGAGTCCTATGTTTTTAGTAAACAGTCGCTACCACCATTTCTCTGCGGCCCCCCACAGCTCATATAGAATTATAATCACCATCAGGGGCATACCTTCTCCCGAAGTTACGGTATGATTTTGCCGAGTTCCTTAACCAGAGTTCTCTCAAGCGCCTTAGGATACTCTCCTTGCCTACCTGTGTCGGTTTACGGTACGATCACCTGTTATCTCGATAGAGGCTTTTCTTGGCAGCATGGGTGCAGTCAGTTTATGGGTCAAAGACCCTCCTCATCACTTCTCGGCCTTAAAAAATCCCGGATTTGCCTGGGATTTAAGCCTACCGGCTTGAACCGCCTATTCCAACAGACGGATGACCTGCCCTCCTGCGTCCCCCCTTCTCTCAAACGACAACGAGGTGGTACAGGAATATTAACCTGTTTTCCATCGACTACGCCTCTCGGCCTCGCCTTAGGGATCGACTAACCCTGAGCAGATTAGCTTTACTCAGGAAACCTTGGGCTTTCGGCGAGCGGGCCTCTCACCCGCTTTATCGCTACTCATGTCAGCATGGTCTCTTGTGTCACCTCCACACACCCTCACAGGTGCGATTCTATGACAACACAATGCTCTCCTACCGATGTATAAATACATCCCGCAGCTTCGGTACTATGCTTTAGCCCCGATACATTTTCGGCGCAGATCCACTCGACCAGTGAGCTGTTACGCTTTCTTTAAAGGATGGCTGCTTCTAAGCCAACCTCCTGGTTGTCTGGGCATTCCCACATCCTTCTCCACTTAGCATAGATTTGGGGACCTTAGCTGGCGGTCCGGGTTGTTTCCCTCTCGTCCGCGGAACTTAGCTCCCGCGGGCTGACTCCCGTACTTTAACTTACCGGTATTCGGAGTTTGGTTAGGTTTGGTAATCTGGTGAGACCCCTAGCCCATCCAGTGCTCTACCTCCGGTAAGAAACATACGAGGCTATACCTAAATATATTTCGGAGAGAACCAGCTATCTCCAGGTTTGTTTGGCCTTTCACCCCTATCCACACCTCATCCGAACAGTTTTTAACCTGTATCGGTTCGGGCCTCCACACCATTTTACTGGCGCTTCACCCTGGACATGGATAGATCACCTGGTTTCGGGTCTACTCAATGCAACTGATCGCCCTGTTCAGACTCGCTTTCGCTTCGGCTACACCTATCGGCTTAACCTGGCTGCATTAAGTAACTCGCTGACTCATTATGCAAAAGGCACGCGGTCACACTTGCAATGCAAATGCTCCCACTGCTTGTAAGCAAACGGTTTCAGGTACTATTTCACTCCCCTAACAGGGGTTCTTTTCACCTTTCCCTCACGGTACTGGTACACTATCGGTTGTCAAGTCGTATTTAGCCTTATGAGATGGTCCTCACAAATTCCCACAGAATTTCTCGTGTTCCGCAGTACTTGGGAGTACGATAAGAGAGATCGATTGCTTTTGCTTACAGGACTGTCACCTTCTATGGTGAAGCTTTCCAGCTTCTTCAACTAACAATTGATTTTATCACTCTCCGCAGGTTCCGAAACACCTGCAAATCATATCCCGCGACCCCAATTACGCAACGCTTTCGGGCTTGACACGTAATCGGTTTGGGCTGGTTCCCTTTCGCTCGCCGCTACTCGGAAAATCGTTTTTACTTTCTACTCCTGGGGGTACTAAGATGTTTCAGTTCTCCCCGTTACCCTCCCTGAACTATGTATTCATTCAGGGATGACACGGTATTAACCATGCCGGGTTTCCCCATTCAGACATCTCCGGATCAAAGGGTGTTCAGCCCCTCCCCGAAGCTTATCGCAGCTGTCCACGTCTTTCTTCGTCACTTGACACCAAGGCATCCACCGTTTGCCCTTAGTAGCTTAGCCACTATTTCCACAAATAAGTTTAAACGCTTTGATGCGAACACATTGCCTTTCGGCAATGTCCTGACTGATCTCGATCAACATCAAAATCAATCGGTTATTTTCTTACTACAACAAATTGTCAAAGATCATCTGAGGTTTTTAATCCCTCAAAATTGGCCAGTGATGCCGTTTAAAGCGCTTTAATTTACTTTCCTTAGAAAGGAGGTGATCCAGCCGCTGATTCCTCAACGGCTACCTTGTTACGACTTCACCCCAGTTATCAACCATACCTTAGGCGCCTGCCTCTGCCCAATCTATAAAGAAAGGGAAGTTAGCCCGGCGACGTCGGGTATAATCAACTTCCATGGTGTGACGGGCGGTGTGTACAAGGCCCGGGAACATATTCACCGCGGCATGCTGATCCGCGATTACTAGCGATTCCAACTTCATGGAGTCGAGTTGCAGACTCCAATCCGGACTGAGATAGGCTTTGAGGATTCGCTCACCCTCGCGGGTTCGCTGCCCTTTGTACCTACCATTGTAGCACGTGTGTAGCCCTGGATATAAGGGCCATGAGGACTTGACGTCATCCCCACCTTCCTCCCCGTTAACCGGGGCAGTCTCGCCAGAGTTCCCGCCATTACGCGCTGGCAACTGACGATAAGGGTTGCGCTCGTTGCTGGACTTAACCAAACATCTCACGACACGAGCTGACGACAGCCATGCAGCACCTGTCTCTGTGCTCCCGAAGGCACTCTTCAATCTCTTGAAGATTCACAGGATGTCAAACCCAGGTAAGGTTCTTCGCGTTGCGTCGAATTAAACCACATGCTCCACCGCTTGTGCGGGCCCCCGTCAATTCCTTTGAGTTTTAGTCTTGCGACCGTACTTCCCAGGCGGTTCACTTAATGCGTTAGCTGCGGCACAGCAGATTTTAATATCCGCTACACCTAGTGAACATCGTTTACTGCGTGGACTACCAGGGTATCTAATCCTGTTCGCTACCCACGCCTTCGCGCCTCAGCGTCAGTATCGGTCCAGAAAGCTGCCTTCGCCATCGGTGTTCCTCCTGATATCTACGAATTTCACCTCTACACCAGGAATTCCGCTTTCCTCTCCCGTACTCAAGTTCTGCTGTTTCAAATGCACTTCCAGGGTTGAGCCCCGGGCTTTCACATCTGACCGACAGAACCGCCTACGCGCCCTTTACGCCCAATAATTCCGAATAACGCTTGCGCCCCCCGTGTTACCGCGGCTGCTGGCACGGAGTTAGCCGGCGCTTCCTCCACTGGTACCGTCAATGCTATCATTTATTAAACAATAACAACTTCTTCCCAGTTGACAGAGCTTTACGACCCAAGGGCCTTCTTCACTCACGCGGCGTTGCTGCGTCAGGGTTTCCCCCATTGCGCAAAATTCCTCACTGCTGCCTCCCGTAGGAGTCTGGACCGTGTTCCAGTTCCAGTGTGACTGATCATCCTCTCAGACCAGCTAACCATCGCAGCCTTGGTAGGCTTTTACCCCACCAACAAGCTAATGGTACGCAAACTCATCTCCAAACAATTGCTTTCAAGAAGAGGCAATCTTTCATCTCAGTACTTGTGTACTGAAACTGCATCCGGTATTAGCCATCCTTTCGAAGGGTTATCCCGGGCTTGAAGGTAGATTATCTACGTGTTACTCACCCGTGCGCCACTCTACTCAGGATTGCAAGCAATCCCTTTCTCGTTCGACTTGCATGTGTTAAGCACGCCGCCAGCGTTCATTCTGAGCCAGGATCAAACTCTCCAGTTAAATCCTTTAACTACAAACTCGTTAAGGTCTTGTTTTAGACCCGCTTCAAACTTTATCACTGACCAATTTTCAAAGATCAAAACCTGCTTCTTTTTCAGGGAATTTTTTACTTCAGTATCCCTTCAAGAGAACTCACACAGACTACATGAGAACCAAACATTTGTCAAACAGTTTTTTAGCCTAAGTCATCTTTTTTCAGCACCAGGCCGGCCGGCAGTTTTTCTCCGAACTGAATATTCTGATCTGCCGGCGCCCGCACCGTCTTTTCCTGCACCATTTTTATCAAAGACGGCTTTGCCGACCGCTTTTCAAGCCATGCCGCCACCTTCTGCGCTGAATCCGGATCCAGATCCCGGGTCCGGTCACCGGTTTTCATGGCCATCTGGGCCACCGGAACATCCACGTTATCCTGCCGGGTCCAGCTGCGTTTCATGAGCTGCTGAATCCAGCGGCCCGCCTCTACCGGCGGCACCACCCGGTCCACAGACCCGTACAACAGATCCCGAGCCCCGAAACGGGCCAGGGTCCACAACAGCCGGTCCTGGGTTTTGCCGGGCTTGACCTGAGGGATCAACGCTTTTGCCAGAGCGACTTTATCCTTTACCAGCAGCCGTTCCAGGTTGCCGGCCGTCATCCAAACCTCGGTCATCTCCTGGGGCGGCAGTTTAATTTTCTGTTTGATCAGAATGGTTGCAATATCCTGGAAAAACTGCCGCTGCTGCCCGGCTTTAAGCCCGGCGGCGATCCGCCGGATAAAAATCCACCACTCCAGCCGGTTTTGCGGCGCCTTGTCAAATGTCAGGCCGGCCAGGTACACCTTCCACAATTTTCTGATCCGGTCCCCATCAAATGCATCCCCGAATCCCGGCCGCATGCAGAAACCGGTCAGATTCAGCCATCGGGCTTCATGATCGGCAGATTTGTGCCGTTCCGGCTCCAGGTCAATAAGCTGATCTGCCAGGGACCGCAAAAAAGACAACGGCCAGTTCGCCCGGGTCTGTTCCACCAGGGCTTCGATCTGTTTGCCTGCAGACGCCAGGTTGACTGCCTTTGGATCGGAAAACAGATCTGCCAGACATCGGCAGGCGGTTTTGATCACGGCTTCATCATACACTTCCGTTTCAGCGGTATCCAGAGACTTTTCACCGGCGTCCCTGAGCTGAAACTGCAGTTTCCACCGGTGATCACTCACCCGGGAATGACAATACATGGACAGGCTGCCCATTTCCGTGTATTCCGCCCCCAGAGTGACGGGAATGGTTTTCTTGTCCCCGGTTTTTCCAAAACGGATAATGGTCTGAATCGGGGGCATGGGGGTCAGGGTATCGTCGATGGGCAGGAGGTTCCCTGCCGTATCACCGGACCGGAAACTGGAGCTGTACACATCAAAACTCACGGGTTCATTGGCTCTGACCTCAAATGCCATCTGGGGCAGATCAATGGCGGCACCTTCGTCCAGTCCCCGCTCCACCAGGCAGATCGCTTTTTTCTCTGAATCCGATGCCGTTCCCACACCCAGGTAATAACTTCTCGGGCTGCCGGATCCCACCCGCACCCCAATCCCCTGCTTGACCAGACCGTAATAGGATGCCCCGATGCCCACGGCCAGTTCCGGACGGTTGTTTTCAAGGGTGGTTGGCCGGGTGGCATCTTTGGCCTTGAACCAGCGGCGGATGGCTTCTTTGATCCGGAACTGAACCAGCACCGGCTTAAGGGTCCCGCCGTTGAACAATATAAACTCCGGCAGTGGTTCATCTTTTCCCAGGGCCTGCCTGACATTGTCCCGGTGTTTTTCCAGAAACCGGATGATATGCCGGGTCACGGCCGGCTCTTTTTCAAACGGCAGGCCAAAGTCCGCTACTTCCCTGTCCACTTCTGTTTCTCTGATATCAGCCGAATCCACATCCGGATAAAACCGGGACCGCAGTACATTCTCCACTTCCCCCCGGGTCAGATCCGCTGCCAGGGTCCCGGAAATCAAGGCCCGGCCCTCGCCTTTAATAGTGATACGTACCGATTTTTCCCGATTTTCAAGAATCTGTTCCTTGGCCTGCCGGCACTGGTGGCACAAGGTTTTCCATTTATCCGGGGTCAGGGAGGTGTCGGATTTGAACTTGGCTTCCACAATCTTTGCCAGGGACAGATCGATATTGTCCCCGCCTAAAATCAGGTGGTCTCCCACGGCCAGACGCTCGAACCGGGGGCTGCCCTGGTCTCCGGCTTTCAGGGAAATCAGGCTGAAGTCCGTGGTGCCGCCGCCCACATCACACACCAGAATCAGGTCATTCTCGCCCACCTGCTGATCCCAGTCAGATTCATGCAGAATCAGCCAGCTGTAAAATGCAGCCAGCGGTTCCTCCAGCAGGGTGACGGCCCGGGACAGCCCGGCTTTTTCAATGGCAGCCATGGTCAGGTCCCGGGCCTCTTCATTGAACGATGCCGGCACCGTGATCACCACAAACTGGTTTTCCATGAAACTGTCTTCATCTTTGACAAAATGATTCCACGCAGACCGCATATGAGTCAGGTATTCCGCTGTGGCATCCACGGGAGAAATTTTTTCAACCCCGGAACTGCCCCAGGGCAGAATTCGGGCGTTCCGGTCCGCGCCCCCGTGGCACAGCCAGCTTTTGGCGGACGACACCAGGCGCGAAGGGATCTTGGCGCCGTGATCCCTTGCAAACATGCCGGCAAACAGGTCTTCTCTTTTTTTCCAGGGGTGTTTCAGCCCTTCTTTGGAGATATCATATTCCCCGGGGATATACAGAAATGACGGCAGGACCGGCATTTTTGAAAATTCCCCCAAACCCGTGAGCTGGGGCACCTGAAACACCTTGATCCACTGGTTTTTATCCACAGGATCCGGGCGTTTTCTGCCGCCGGTGCCGGCCATGGCCTCTTTCAGCCCGGCCACATCCACATATGACACCGCACAATTGGTGGTGCCCAGATCAATGCCGATAATATATTGTGTGTCCTGAAAATCCATCAACTGCCGGCCTTGATTTCAATTTCCGCAGGCGTGATCACGGACGCATCCCTGATATCCGCCAGCCGGGGAATCTCTTTTTTGCCGGCTTTCCATCCCGGATGTCTGACAATTCCTTCAAAGGGCGGTTCTCCGGTCACATTTCCCACCAGGGTGATGGCGTTCATGTCAAACCCGGGCGCCACCGTGTAAGTTTCTCCTTCATTGGCATTCACCACCGGCCGGGGATCAATATATTTTTTCACGGCCTGTTTGCAGTCCGCCTGAATACTGCGCACGGCCGCACCGATCTGTTCGTCGGAATACTGCTTCAAATCTTCATCAAAAAAATCCAGAAGCCGCCCTTCCCGCTGAAGCACAGACAATGTATGCAAAAACAGCCGATGTTTGCGTTCCTGTTCGATTTTCTGGTCCAGAAAATCTTTTTTCCCGGAGGTGGCG
Above is a window of Desulfotignum balticum DSM 7044 DNA encoding:
- a CDS encoding Hsp70 family protein, which translates into the protein MDFQDTQYIIGIDLGTTNCAVSYVDVAGLKEAMAGTGGRKRPDPVDKNQWIKVFQVPQLTGLGEFSKMPVLPSFLYIPGEYDISKEGLKHPWKKREDLFAGMFARDHGAKIPSRLVSSAKSWLCHGGADRNARILPWGSSGVEKISPVDATAEYLTHMRSAWNHFVKDEDSFMENQFVVITVPASFNEEARDLTMAAIEKAGLSRAVTLLEEPLAAFYSWLILHESDWDQQVGENDLILVCDVGGGTTDFSLISLKAGDQGSPRFERLAVGDHLILGGDNIDLSLAKIVEAKFKSDTSLTPDKWKTLCHQCRQAKEQILENREKSVRITIKGEGRALISGTLAADLTRGEVENVLRSRFYPDVDSADIRETEVDREVADFGLPFEKEPAVTRHIIRFLEKHRDNVRQALGKDEPLPEFILFNGGTLKPVLVQFRIKEAIRRWFKAKDATRPTTLENNRPELAVGIGASYYGLVKQGIGVRVGSGSPRSYYLGVGTASDSEKKAICLVERGLDEGAAIDLPQMAFEVRANEPVSFDVYSSSFRSGDTAGNLLPIDDTLTPMPPIQTIIRFGKTGDKKTIPVTLGAEYTEMGSLSMYCHSRVSDHRWKLQFQLRDAGEKSLDTAETEVYDEAVIKTACRCLADLFSDPKAVNLASAGKQIEALVEQTRANWPLSFLRSLADQLIDLEPERHKSADHEARWLNLTGFCMRPGFGDAFDGDRIRKLWKVYLAGLTFDKAPQNRLEWWIFIRRIAAGLKAGQQRQFFQDIATILIKQKIKLPPQEMTEVWMTAGNLERLLVKDKVALAKALIPQVKPGKTQDRLLWTLARFGARDLLYGSVDRVVPPVEAGRWIQQLMKRSWTRQDNVDVPVAQMAMKTGDRTRDLDPDSAQKVAAWLEKRSAKPSLIKMVQEKTVRAPADQNIQFGEKLPAGLVLKKDDLG
- a CDS encoding DUF2760 domain-containing protein; its protein translation is MGETVDKFKQYQRRSFWIITLFMLAVAAGAGAGLFYALGRAGTDFGTGPENERILETLVQVLTWGQAEFAGWVLPVMAGVLLVGGWILWLVLRMGMAPVFREFKQLEPTKKPSATSGKKDFLDQKIEQERKHRLFLHTLSVLQREGRLLDFFDEDLKQYSDEQIGAAVRSIQADCKQAVKKYIDPRPVVNANEGETYTVAPGFDMNAITLVGNVTGEPPFEGIVRHPGWKAGKKEIPRLADIRDASVITPAEIEIKAGS